A genomic region of Lasioglossum baleicum chromosome 16, iyLasBale1, whole genome shotgun sequence contains the following coding sequences:
- the LOC143216967 gene encoding protein croquemort — MIRVSRVIIVIVSVGLVLGIVGLVMGILWSTIYSSIIQKQLSLTPLSTNYKLWKETPIPMYLKIYMFNLTNPTEFVNHGAKPNLVEMGPYVFKEVDYKMEQIWNKNNTITYQRKRVWHFDESLSNGSLSDSVTNINPVAASVGYTLRFAKSFFKYLVDKAMEILEEKLVITKTVNELLFEGFNDDILKLARAMNLTKIPMNKFAWFYERNSSASYDGTFNMDTGESNMLNLGLVREWNYNNRVSYYPGQCGVIRGTNGDLWPPLPDNKTVSFFVSDICTSLSATYSNTTVHEGLTGVMYVNDDTIFDNGTKVPSRKCYYLEDSIPSGAMNISLCKWGAPAFISLPHFYLADPSYRENINGMNPQKDKHQLSISLEPKTGVPLKVSAQLQLNLLLQPYGNMSMFKKMKKTFVPMLWFTQEATLTSDYADTVKLIIILQSLGSVLSYEVAGIGVIMIFIGIFVIIKRNMKGDDQEQLIARTANGEINE, encoded by the exons ATGATACGAGTCTCCAGAGTCATCATTGTTATAGTGTCGGTGGGCCTAGTGTTAGGAATAGTAGGGCTGGTAATGGGAATACTATGGTCCACGATTTATTCTTCAATTATCCAGAAG CAACTATCTTTGACTCCGTTGTCTACCAATTACAAACTATGGAAGGAGACACCGATACCTATGTACTTGAAGATTTACATGTTCAATCTAACCAATCCTACGGAATTTGTGAACCATGGCGCGAAGCCCAACTTAGTGGAAATGGGTCCATACGTTTTCAA AGAAGTAGATTACAAGATGGAGCAGATCTGGAATAAAAACAACACAATAACATATCAAAGGAAAAGAGTGTGGCACTTTGACGAGTCTTTATCGAACGGTAGTTTATCCGATAGTGTGACAAATATAAATCCTGTGGCTGCT AGTGTCGGATATACTTTGAGGTTCGCAAAGTCATTCTTTAAGTACCTGGTTGACAAAGCCATGGAAATTCTAGAAGAAAAATTAGTAATTACCAAAACAGTCAATGAATTGCTCTTTGAAGGCTTCAACGATGATATCCTGAAACTCGCTCGTGCAATGAACCTCACGAAAATACCAATGAACAAATTTGCTTGGTTCTATGAG AGAAACAGTTCAGCAAGCTACGACGGAACGTTCAACATGGATACGGGCGAATCTAACATGTTAAATCTTGGCCTTGTGAGGGAGTGGAACTATAATAACCGAGTCAGTTACTATCCTGGCCAGTGTGGAGTAATAAGAGGAACGAACGGAGACCTGTGGCCTCCTCTACCCGACAACAAAACCGTTTCTTTCTTTGTCTCCGACATTTGCAC AAGCTTGTCAGCAACGTACTCGAACACGACGGTTCACGAGGGGTTAACAGGAGTGATGTACGTCAACGACGACACGATTTTCGATAATGGCACGAAGGTACCATCAAGGAAATGCTATTACCTAGAGGATTCCATACCTTCTGGAGCGATGAACATCTCCTTGTGCAAATGGGGTGCACCAGCGTTTATCAGTCTGCCGCATTTCTACCTTGCTGACCCTAGTTACAGGGAAAACATCAATGGGATGAATCCTCAGAAGGACAAACATCAGCTCTCGATATCCCTGGAGCCG AAAACCGGAGTCCCCTTGAAGGTCAGCGCGCAGTTGCAATTAAATCTACTGCTGCAACCCTATGGAAACATGTC AATGTTCAAGAAAATGAAGAAGACATTCGTGCCAATGCTGTGGTTCACGCAGGAGGCAACCCTGACTTCGGATTACGCCGACACGGTGAAGCTTATCATAATTCTACAGTCATTAGGCAGCGTGCTGTCCTACGAGGTCGCCGGTATCGGCGtgataatgatttttatcggtATTTTCGTGATTATTAAGAGGAACATGAAGGGCGACGATCAAGAACAGTTAATCGCGAGAACTGCAAACGGCGAGATTAACGAATGA